The Cuculus canorus isolate bCucCan1 chromosome 16, bCucCan1.pri, whole genome shotgun sequence genome includes a region encoding these proteins:
- the LOC128853840 gene encoding protein regulator of cytokinesis 1-like, with protein sequence MAGLQEELGSRVQAWEQEHEGMFLVKGQQLMAYVSEQWQLYHLEKEKEKQERQLKKRRQIEAEMLYGSTPRTPIKRRMLGTTTPGKARKCHSQQHRSFCFGETIYHSPVTRLPPSGVKNQNWASHPGGLLKLETPLAPQSDRQ encoded by the exons ATGGCCGGT ctgcaggaggagctgggaagcCGGGTCCAGGCCTGGGAGCAGGAGCACGAGGGGATGTTTCTGGTGAAGGGGCAGCAATTGATGGCATACGTGTCGGAGCAGTGGCAGCTGTACCacctggagaaagagaaggagaagcaggagcgG CAACTGAAGAAAAGGCGCCAGATAGAGGCAGAGATGTTGTATGGAAGCACCCCGCGCACACCTATCAAACGGCGGATGCTCGGCACCACCACTCCTGGCAAAGCGAGGAAG TGCCACTCCCAACAGCACCGTTCGTTCTGTTTTGGGGAAACAATCTACCACTCACCAGTGACTCGCTTGCCACCTTCTGGAGTGAAG AATCAGAACTGGGCCTCACATCCTGGAGGGCTCCTGAAGCTTGAAACTCCTCTGGCACCTCAGAGCGACAGGCAGTGA